The proteins below come from a single Roseiflexus sp. RS-1 genomic window:
- a CDS encoding adenosine-specific kinase, whose protein sequence is MQLTIVPVENPNGLNIILGQTHFIKTVEDIHEALVNTVPGIAFGLAFCEASGKRLVRWSGTDEALIDLARRNALAIGAGHTFIVVLGTGYYPINVLNAIKAVPEVCRIFCATANPLEVVVAVTDQGRGVLGVIDGASPLGVEGDEDIAWRKGFLRQIGYKLG, encoded by the coding sequence ATGCAACTGACCATCGTACCGGTTGAAAACCCGAATGGACTGAACATCATCCTGGGGCAGACGCATTTCATCAAGACCGTCGAAGACATTCACGAAGCGCTGGTCAACACCGTCCCCGGCATCGCTTTCGGATTGGCGTTCTGTGAGGCGTCCGGCAAACGTCTGGTGCGCTGGAGCGGCACCGACGAGGCATTGATCGACCTGGCGCGGCGCAATGCACTGGCGATCGGCGCCGGGCATACGTTCATCGTGGTTCTGGGGACGGGATACTATCCCATCAATGTGCTCAACGCAATTAAGGCAGTCCCCGAAGTCTGCCGCATCTTCTGCGCCACCGCCAACCCGCTCGAGGTAGTCGTCGCCGTTACCGATCAGGGTCGCGGCGTTCTTGGGGTAATCGATGGCGCTTCGCCACTGGGAGTCGAAGGTGATGAGGATATTGCCTGGCGCAAAGGGTTCCTGCGGCAGATCGGGTATAAGCTCGGCTGA
- a CDS encoding phosphodiester glycosidase family protein, which yields MRLSLVWVWIVSTTLMTGCSRAALPPPTRLVPTRMPTLAPSPTAAAERSDSGWIVAASGVEVRTFTTGEDSSDPPVPIYAVRLDPATIRLRIRYAPDAPQPLRTWFVAHRPLVAVNGGFFTAENRATALIVSDGTVYGTSYAGFGGMLAAAPDGRVWIQALRDEPYDPNIPLDQAIQSFPMLIYPGGVVASINDNGQRARRTVVAIDRAGRVLLIVCPTSAFSLQELATWLASSDMEIDRALNLDGGSSSGIFVNAGAVRWQIDSFAALPSVILIESRPPGG from the coding sequence ATGCGACTGTCGCTGGTGTGGGTATGGATCGTCAGTACGACCCTGATGACCGGGTGCAGCAGGGCGGCTCTCCCGCCGCCGACGCGCCTGGTTCCAACGCGCATGCCAACTCTCGCTCCTTCACCAACGGCAGCAGCGGAACGCTCCGACAGCGGCTGGATCGTCGCTGCCTCCGGCGTCGAAGTACGCACATTCACGACCGGCGAAGACTCATCGGACCCGCCCGTTCCAATCTACGCAGTGCGCCTGGATCCGGCAACGATTCGGCTGCGCATCCGATATGCTCCTGACGCTCCGCAACCGCTGCGCACCTGGTTTGTGGCGCACCGTCCGCTTGTTGCAGTCAATGGAGGGTTCTTTACCGCCGAAAACCGGGCAACGGCGCTCATCGTGAGCGACGGTACAGTCTATGGCACATCGTATGCCGGCTTCGGCGGGATGCTTGCCGCAGCGCCCGACGGACGAGTCTGGATTCAGGCGTTGCGCGATGAGCCGTATGATCCGAATATCCCGCTGGATCAGGCGATACAGTCGTTCCCTATGCTGATCTACCCCGGTGGTGTGGTCGCCAGCATCAACGACAATGGACAGCGCGCCCGACGCACGGTTGTTGCAATTGATCGCGCGGGGCGCGTGTTGCTTATCGTTTGCCCGACCAGCGCATTCTCATTGCAGGAACTGGCGACGTGGCTGGCATCCTCAGATATGGAGATCGACCGGGCGCTCAACCTGGATGGCGGGTCGTCGAGTGGCATCTTCGTGAATGCTGGCGCCGTTCGCTGGCAGATCGACTCATTTGCAGCGCTGCCTTCTGTGATCCTGATCGAATCCCGTCCACCCGGTGGATGA
- a CDS encoding ABC transporter ATP-binding protein: protein METTIRTEELTKRFGDRVAVDRINLEVRSGEIFGFLGPNGAGKTTTIGMLLGLVRPTSGRAFVLGYDIQKETAAALREVGAMIEAPAFYPYLSGRDNLRVLARAAGLPDRRVDEVLEQVDLSGRARDRFGAYSQGMKQRLGIAAALLHHPRLIMLDEPTNGLDPAGQLEIRNLVRSLAGSGRTVFLCSHLLHEVEQICQRVAILKQGRIIAQGEVATLVRRGVLVRTIGERERAEALLRATPWISSVSDHGGAFLIDAPGDRTADINALLTAGGVPVAEIRKYESSLEEFFLEVTTERERR from the coding sequence ATGGAGACGACCATTCGTACCGAAGAACTGACAAAACGGTTTGGCGACCGCGTTGCTGTTGATCGCATCAATCTGGAGGTGCGTTCTGGCGAAATCTTCGGGTTCCTTGGTCCGAATGGCGCGGGAAAAACCACCACGATCGGCATGTTGTTGGGTCTCGTCCGTCCCACTTCCGGGCGTGCATTCGTGCTTGGATACGATATTCAGAAAGAAACGGCTGCGGCGTTGCGTGAAGTTGGGGCGATGATCGAAGCGCCAGCGTTCTACCCCTACCTTTCCGGGCGCGATAATCTGCGCGTCCTGGCGCGCGCCGCCGGTCTTCCCGACCGTCGGGTGGACGAGGTGCTGGAACAGGTCGATCTGAGCGGTCGCGCGCGCGACCGGTTCGGCGCCTATTCGCAGGGCATGAAGCAGCGACTGGGCATTGCTGCGGCGCTGTTGCACCATCCGCGCCTGATCATGCTCGACGAGCCGACCAATGGGCTCGATCCTGCCGGGCAACTGGAGATTCGGAATCTGGTGCGCTCACTGGCGGGCAGCGGACGCACCGTTTTTCTGTGCAGCCACCTGTTGCACGAGGTCGAACAGATCTGTCAGCGGGTCGCTATTCTCAAACAGGGGCGAATCATCGCGCAGGGGGAAGTGGCGACGCTGGTGCGGCGCGGTGTGCTGGTGCGCACGATTGGCGAACGTGAACGTGCCGAAGCGTTATTGCGCGCGACCCCCTGGATTTCCAGCGTCAGTGACCATGGCGGCGCGTTCCTGATCGATGCGCCGGGCGATCGCACTGCCGACATCAACGCCTTGCTGACCGCCGGCGGCGTGCCGGTGGCAGAGATTCGCAAGTACGAGAGCAGTCTGGAAGAGTTCTTTCTCGAAGTCACCACTGAGCGTGAACGGCGATGA
- the gatB gene encoding Asp-tRNA(Asn)/Glu-tRNA(Gln) amidotransferase subunit GatB encodes MDYLVTIGLEIHAQILTRSKMFCGCSADYADAPPNTHVCPVCMGLPGALPTPNRRAIELAALTGLALNCRISHTNVISRKNYFYADLPSGYQRSQYDDPLCVDGWVEIEGDSGPKRIRLTRVHIEEDTGKLIHTNDGGSLVDFNRAGVPLMEIVSKPDISSPEEARRYFQKLRQILVWIGVNSGDMESGALRCDANVSVRPAGQQEYGAKVEIKNINSFRFVERALAYEIERQIRALKAGEPIVQSTRGWDEVSGTTVAQRTKEFAEDYRYFPEPDIPPLHLTDAWIDERRAELPELPDARRIRFIEEYGLTAYDAGVLTDERTVSDYYEQAVAAARTRGVMPKEVANWLTGEFFRLLKETGESPAHAAQRMRPEYIGEVQELLNNGVITRTSAKEAFEAAFREGRSPAVIVAERGLAVIGAGDALTDLVRQVIAGNPKVVEEYRRGKATAIKYLIGQVMKATRGQANPQAVQQALEQELAREQAAC; translated from the coding sequence ATGGACTACCTGGTTACCATCGGTCTTGAGATACACGCGCAGATTCTGACCCGCTCGAAAATGTTCTGCGGTTGCAGCGCCGACTATGCAGACGCGCCGCCTAATACGCACGTCTGCCCGGTGTGTATGGGGTTGCCCGGCGCGCTGCCGACACCGAACCGTCGCGCCATCGAACTTGCGGCGCTCACCGGTCTGGCGCTCAACTGCCGTATCTCGCATACCAACGTCATCAGTCGCAAAAACTATTTCTATGCCGACCTGCCATCCGGCTATCAGCGCAGTCAGTATGACGATCCGCTCTGTGTCGATGGGTGGGTGGAGATCGAGGGGGACAGCGGTCCGAAACGGATCCGCCTGACGCGCGTGCATATCGAGGAAGATACCGGCAAACTGATCCATACGAATGATGGCGGTTCACTCGTCGATTTCAACCGCGCCGGTGTGCCGCTGATGGAAATTGTCTCAAAGCCGGATATCTCCTCGCCAGAGGAAGCGCGGCGCTACTTTCAGAAGTTGCGCCAGATCCTGGTCTGGATCGGGGTCAACAGCGGCGATATGGAGTCGGGTGCGCTGCGTTGCGATGCCAACGTCTCGGTCCGACCCGCCGGTCAGCAGGAGTACGGCGCAAAAGTCGAGATTAAGAATATCAACTCGTTTCGCTTCGTCGAACGGGCGCTGGCGTATGAGATCGAACGCCAGATCCGGGCGCTCAAAGCCGGTGAGCCGATCGTTCAGTCAACCCGCGGGTGGGACGAGGTCAGCGGCACAACCGTTGCCCAGCGCACAAAAGAGTTTGCCGAAGATTATCGCTATTTCCCGGAACCGGATATCCCGCCGCTGCATTTGACTGATGCCTGGATCGATGAACGGCGCGCCGAACTGCCGGAGTTGCCCGATGCACGACGCATTCGGTTCATCGAGGAGTATGGGCTGACAGCGTATGACGCAGGCGTGCTCACCGATGAACGGACAGTGTCGGACTACTATGAGCAGGCGGTGGCGGCGGCGCGCACCCGCGGCGTGATGCCGAAGGAAGTCGCCAACTGGTTGACCGGCGAGTTCTTCCGCCTGTTGAAGGAAACCGGCGAATCGCCAGCCCACGCCGCGCAGCGGATGCGCCCGGAGTACATCGGCGAAGTGCAGGAACTGCTGAACAACGGCGTCATTACACGCACCAGCGCCAAGGAAGCGTTCGAGGCGGCGTTCCGCGAGGGACGCTCCCCGGCAGTCATCGTCGCCGAACGAGGTCTGGCGGTGATTGGCGCCGGTGATGCCCTGACCGACCTGGTGCGACAGGTGATCGCCGGGAACCCGAAGGTAGTCGAAGAGTACCGCCGTGGCAAGGCGACGGCGATCAAGTACCTGATCGGGCAGGTGATGAAAGCCACCCGCGGTCAGGCGAACCCTCAGGCGGTGCAACAGGCGCTGGAACAGGAACTGGCGCGCGAGCAGGCTGCGTGCTGA
- a CDS encoding ABC transporter permease subunit, which yields MINLIRAEWLKLSRRPLSWILLILFLVLLVAQILTQFALTLGMPVRSGIVSAQFEEWRRGVLFPGIFATALSHVNGLGGIFAVIFAAGAIGSEYSWGTLRTQLARDPARDRYLLAKLTTIMLMLATATLLATLLAALLSAVLSPILGSAISITPGDLMNLIVATLRALYVLLPYVLLTAYATLLTRSVLGGVAIGLSYIIVETGFGALALLRVLGGVWALVYNLTIGQNINTLTLMNRHAFGLRPETTAPLDLSQLPSPLQATIVVAVYSAFFLAFALILFRRRDITGPG from the coding sequence ATGATCAACCTCATTCGCGCTGAATGGCTCAAACTCTCACGCCGCCCGTTGAGCTGGATCCTGCTGATCCTCTTTCTCGTTCTGCTCGTGGCGCAGATACTGACACAGTTTGCGCTGACCCTTGGCATGCCGGTGCGAAGCGGCATCGTGAGCGCTCAGTTCGAGGAGTGGCGGCGCGGCGTGCTCTTTCCCGGCATTTTTGCCACGGCGTTGAGCCACGTGAACGGTCTTGGCGGCATCTTTGCGGTGATCTTCGCTGCCGGCGCCATCGGCAGCGAATACAGCTGGGGTACGCTGCGCACCCAACTGGCGCGCGATCCGGCGCGTGATCGCTACCTGCTGGCAAAGTTGACGACAATTATGCTCATGCTGGCGACAGCAACACTGCTGGCAACGCTGCTGGCGGCGCTGTTGAGCGCAGTTCTTTCGCCGATCCTCGGCTCAGCGATCAGCATCACCCCTGGCGATCTGATGAACCTGATCGTGGCGACACTCCGCGCACTCTATGTGCTGCTGCCGTATGTGCTGCTGACGGCATACGCGACGCTCCTGACACGCTCGGTGTTGGGGGGAGTGGCTATTGGGCTGTCCTATATCATCGTCGAAACGGGCTTCGGCGCACTGGCGTTGCTGCGGGTGCTTGGCGGCGTGTGGGCGCTGGTCTACAATCTGACGATTGGACAGAATATCAATACGCTGACGTTGATGAACCGTCATGCCTTCGGTTTGCGCCCGGAAACGACCGCACCGCTCGATCTGTCCCAACTTCCGTCGCCGCTTCAGGCAACGATAGTGGTCGCCGTTTACTCAGCGTTCTTTCTCGCCTTCGCGCTCATCCTCTTCCGCCGCCGCGACATTACCGGTCCAGGCTGA
- a CDS encoding peptidoglycan D,D-transpeptidase FtsI family protein — protein sequence MRSIIRFVSLGAAAALVIYGLSQPIEQDSRWIASLWIALPLLYIAARLWLQPMPPGIARNIQHLALAITIGFAGLALQLLRQQFVHADAIASAVFIDQQTGQPTSNVRKVIAALKVRRGPILDRNGTPIVTTEVVEGDYAVRRYPLAETYDPTVFGNIVGFFSSRFGASGIEATCNDYLSGDRDSWRRLQDALLDRPRIGDTVRLTIDARLQAAAHAALRERSGSIVVIDVRTGAVLAMVSRPGFDPRGLAFNPAAPDRQAENRRIDEYWRAINAEGSGQPLLNRPTQGRYAPGSTFKTVTAVATLLHPEQGRPDAIDCPDERPTEPGAPPVVNAVRTGLEGIIRSTPFPAEPNLERVYAFSCNTAFAEYAMRLGPDLLIETARRFDIYRPQEAPASYDGFTDLPTLPSLIYVNPGFLNSRAALAATGFGQGELQVTPLQMAMVAATIANDGMMMRPFLVAEIVRPDGTTVVRNSPRPIRRVMPVNVAARMRANMRAGVAYGFGKAADAVPGVEVGGKSGTAEYPCPTRDNPEQLCAHAWFIAIAPVEQPRFAVAVMIENGGEGARLGAQVAGQVLRAAFEAIQ from the coding sequence GTGCGTTCCATCATTCGCTTTGTGAGCCTGGGCGCTGCTGCAGCGCTGGTGATCTATGGACTGTCGCAACCGATCGAACAGGATAGTCGCTGGATAGCGTCGCTCTGGATCGCGCTGCCGCTGCTGTATATCGCAGCACGCCTCTGGTTGCAACCAATGCCGCCTGGCATTGCGCGGAATATCCAGCACCTGGCGCTGGCGATAACCATCGGTTTTGCGGGTCTGGCGCTCCAGTTGCTCCGCCAGCAGTTCGTCCATGCGGACGCGATCGCCAGTGCAGTGTTCATCGATCAACAGACCGGACAACCGACCAGTAATGTGCGCAAGGTTATTGCGGCGCTGAAAGTCAGGCGTGGTCCAATCCTTGATCGCAATGGAACACCAATCGTCACAACAGAAGTGGTTGAAGGCGATTATGCCGTGCGCCGCTATCCGCTCGCCGAAACATACGATCCGACTGTGTTCGGCAATATCGTTGGCTTCTTCAGCAGTCGTTTCGGTGCATCGGGCATTGAAGCGACCTGCAACGACTACCTTTCCGGGGATCGCGACTCGTGGCGGCGCCTTCAGGATGCGCTGCTTGATCGTCCACGCATTGGCGATACAGTGCGCCTGACGATCGATGCGCGTTTGCAGGCTGCCGCACATGCAGCCCTCAGAGAACGGAGCGGATCAATCGTTGTGATCGACGTGCGAACCGGCGCGGTGCTGGCAATGGTCTCTCGCCCCGGCTTCGATCCACGCGGGCTGGCGTTCAATCCAGCTGCGCCAGATCGTCAGGCGGAGAACCGGCGCATCGACGAATACTGGCGCGCGATCAACGCAGAGGGATCGGGGCAACCGTTGCTCAACCGCCCAACCCAGGGTCGCTATGCACCCGGATCGACATTCAAAACGGTGACGGCGGTCGCAACATTGCTGCACCCTGAACAGGGTCGTCCCGATGCCATCGACTGCCCCGATGAGCGCCCAACCGAACCCGGCGCACCGCCGGTCGTCAATGCTGTGCGCACAGGACTGGAAGGGATCATTCGTTCAACGCCGTTTCCCGCTGAACCGAACCTGGAACGGGTCTATGCGTTTTCCTGCAATACCGCTTTCGCTGAATATGCCATGCGGCTCGGTCCTGATCTGCTGATCGAAACGGCGCGTCGCTTCGATATCTATCGCCCACAGGAGGCGCCTGCATCGTATGACGGTTTTACCGACCTGCCAACCCTGCCGAGTCTGATCTATGTAAACCCCGGCTTTCTCAATAGCCGCGCGGCGCTCGCCGCAACCGGCTTTGGGCAGGGCGAATTGCAGGTCACGCCGTTGCAGATGGCTATGGTTGCGGCAACAATCGCAAATGATGGTATGATGATGCGACCGTTTCTGGTTGCGGAGATTGTGCGCCCTGACGGTACAACGGTGGTGCGCAACAGTCCGCGCCCGATCCGGCGGGTCATGCCTGTGAATGTTGCTGCGCGTATGCGCGCGAATATGCGGGCAGGCGTCGCTTACGGCTTCGGAAAGGCAGCCGACGCGGTTCCCGGCGTCGAAGTGGGCGGCAAATCCGGCACGGCTGAGTATCCGTGCCCGACCCGCGACAATCCTGAGCAGTTGTGTGCGCACGCCTGGTTCATCGCCATTGCGCCGGTCGAACAACCGCGTTTTGCGGTCGCTGTTATGATCGAAAATGGTGGTGAAGGCGCCCGCCTCGGCGCCCAGGTGGCAGGTCAGGTGCTGCGGGCCGCGTTCGAGGCGATTCAGTAG
- a CDS encoding protein-tyrosine phosphatase family protein, whose product MTDEQRQLSAMIVSREDVVAWMWRYTTAQWNRFFGLNVSRVHDLLYVGGEFRADQWPQLRMIGIRAVLSLQAEREDVFDGPPPERVLRLEVIDFHPPTIEQLHRAVAFVRDAHADGLATLIHCHAGVGRAPLTAAAYLVAQGATSVAALEQVRRARPIIGLNERQMQRLIEWEQAVRGYLL is encoded by the coding sequence ATGACCGACGAACAACGGCAACTGTCTGCTATGATTGTCTCCCGCGAAGATGTTGTCGCCTGGATGTGGCGGTACACGACAGCGCAATGGAACCGTTTCTTCGGGCTGAATGTCAGTCGCGTTCATGATCTGCTGTATGTTGGCGGCGAGTTTCGCGCCGATCAGTGGCCGCAGTTGCGCATGATAGGCATTCGCGCAGTGCTGAGCCTGCAGGCGGAGCGCGAGGATGTGTTTGACGGACCGCCGCCAGAGCGTGTGCTGCGTCTGGAAGTGATCGACTTCCACCCGCCAACGATTGAGCAGTTGCATCGCGCGGTAGCGTTTGTGCGCGACGCGCATGCGGATGGACTGGCAACCCTGATCCACTGTCACGCTGGCGTTGGGCGCGCGCCGCTGACTGCCGCAGCATACCTGGTAGCACAGGGCGCAACGAGCGTTGCGGCGCTGGAACAGGTGCGTCGTGCGCGACCGATCATTGGTCTCAACGAGCGCCAGATGCAACGTCTGATCGAGTGGGAACAGGCTGTGCGCGGATATCTGCTATAA
- a CDS encoding alpha/beta hydrolase-fold protein, with protein MSGSALFRPTFTDLRAEVERRAAHDASPADIAALIDKFLAAGGDTPAPLIEYDGAVTWLFRSSTAQSVSVVGDVIGYRPEMTRMTRLQGSDLFYWTAYLPLDAHIAYAFVVDVPENGLHMRWNDACLPDPLNAQRMIMTDPLRVMSVLDMPGASSLLASCDTCAEIPVFAGVHVLQNAATGGWQRLWVYLPPGYDPDTRRYPTLYLLDGEAYLLSAGLPLILDQLIEDHEITPVIVVMIESPSRAHRLTSAGWARFIADDVVPWIDERYATSGDPVDRVIGGADAQATRALTIALQRADVFGGVVAQSPQMPLAPRIATLLKRNRARGYGAPRCYVDVGRYDEPAAIEATQALCATLVSGGAAVSYQDVAGGRSFAAWRAALPDALRFHFGMSAFAHLE; from the coding sequence ATGAGTGGCAGCGCCCTGTTCCGTCCAACGTTTACCGATCTGCGCGCCGAAGTTGAGCGTCGGGCTGCGCACGATGCCTCACCTGCCGATATTGCGGCGCTGATCGACAAGTTTCTGGCGGCTGGCGGCGATACACCCGCTCCGCTTATCGAGTACGATGGGGCTGTGACCTGGTTGTTCCGCAGTTCAACTGCACAGTCGGTGTCGGTGGTCGGCGACGTGATCGGGTATCGTCCCGAAATGACGCGGATGACGAGGTTGCAGGGGAGCGATCTGTTCTATTGGACAGCGTATCTGCCGCTTGATGCGCATATCGCTTATGCATTCGTGGTCGATGTGCCTGAGAACGGTTTGCATATGCGCTGGAACGATGCCTGTTTGCCAGATCCGCTGAATGCGCAACGGATGATTATGACCGATCCGCTGCGCGTCATGTCGGTGCTGGATATGCCTGGCGCCTCATCGCTACTTGCCAGTTGCGATACATGTGCTGAGATACCGGTGTTCGCCGGCGTGCATGTCTTGCAGAACGCAGCAACCGGCGGCTGGCAACGCCTGTGGGTGTATCTTCCGCCCGGTTATGATCCTGATACCCGTCGCTATCCAACGCTGTATCTGCTCGATGGCGAGGCGTATCTGCTTTCAGCCGGGTTGCCGTTGATCCTCGACCAGTTGATCGAGGATCATGAGATCACACCGGTCATTGTGGTGATGATCGAGTCCCCGTCACGTGCCCATCGCCTGACGTCTGCCGGTTGGGCGCGTTTCATCGCCGATGATGTTGTGCCCTGGATCGATGAACGCTATGCAACGTCGGGCGATCCGGTCGATCGCGTTATTGGCGGGGCGGATGCACAGGCGACCCGTGCGTTGACCATTGCGCTTCAGCGTGCCGATGTCTTTGGCGGCGTGGTGGCGCAATCACCGCAGATGCCGCTGGCGCCGCGCATAGCGACGCTGTTGAAACGCAACCGGGCGCGTGGGTATGGTGCACCACGCTGCTACGTCGATGTCGGGCGGTACGACGAACCGGCAGCAATCGAGGCGACGCAGGCGTTGTGCGCTACATTGGTGTCTGGCGGTGCGGCAGTTTCGTACCAGGATGTGGCGGGCGGGCGCAGTTTTGCCGCGTGGCGCGCGGCGCTGCCTGATGCACTGCGCTTTCATTTTGGCATGTCGGCGTTCGCCCATCTGGAATGA
- a CDS encoding calcium/sodium antiporter has translation MDIVTIVLFVLGLALLIVGAEGLVRGASRMALGLGISPLVVGLTVVAFGTSAPELAVSIQSALSGPNGADVALGNVVGSNIANVLLILGISAAITPLVVQQQLIRLDVPLMIGISVVVFVMALDGTISRIDGLILFAGIIAYTVFAIRQSRQESAEVQEEYHAEFDANRPQSIGDWLKNVAFLIGGLALLVVGSRWMVDGAVSFARVFGVSELVIGLTIVAVGTSLPEIATSIVAALRGERDIAVGNVVGSNIFNLLSVLGLSSVVAPAGISVAPAALNFDMPVMLAVAVACLPIFFTGRLIARWEGWLFLGYYIAYTLYLILAASQHDILPAFSAVMGLFVLPLTAVTLVFLAWRALRAERRVALP, from the coding sequence ATGGATATCGTTACCATCGTGCTCTTTGTTCTTGGGCTGGCGCTTCTGATCGTCGGGGCGGAGGGCCTGGTGCGCGGCGCGTCGCGCATGGCGCTGGGGCTGGGTATTTCGCCGCTGGTTGTAGGGTTGACAGTCGTCGCTTTCGGCACCAGCGCGCCGGAACTGGCAGTCAGCATTCAGTCGGCGTTGTCTGGTCCAAATGGGGCGGATGTGGCATTGGGCAATGTGGTTGGCAGCAATATCGCCAATGTGCTGCTGATCCTGGGGATTTCGGCAGCAATTACGCCGCTTGTCGTTCAGCAGCAACTGATCCGCCTTGACGTGCCGCTGATGATTGGCATATCGGTGGTTGTCTTCGTCATGGCGCTCGATGGGACCATCAGCCGGATCGACGGTCTCATTCTGTTTGCCGGCATCATCGCCTACACCGTTTTCGCCATTCGCCAGAGCCGTCAGGAGAGCGCCGAAGTGCAGGAAGAGTACCATGCAGAGTTCGATGCCAATCGACCGCAATCGATTGGCGACTGGCTCAAAAATGTTGCTTTTCTGATCGGCGGCCTTGCACTGCTGGTCGTCGGATCACGCTGGATGGTCGATGGCGCGGTCAGTTTCGCGCGCGTGTTCGGCGTCAGCGAACTGGTGATTGGATTAACGATTGTGGCAGTCGGAACCTCACTGCCGGAAATCGCAACCTCAATCGTGGCAGCGCTGCGCGGCGAACGTGATATTGCGGTTGGCAATGTCGTGGGGAGTAATATCTTCAATCTGCTCTCGGTACTTGGGCTGTCAAGCGTTGTCGCGCCTGCTGGCATCAGCGTCGCACCCGCAGCGCTCAATTTCGATATGCCGGTGATGCTTGCCGTTGCCGTCGCCTGTTTGCCAATTTTCTTCACCGGCAGGTTGATCGCTCGCTGGGAAGGCTGGCTGTTTTTGGGGTACTATATTGCCTATACGCTCTACCTGATCCTGGCGGCGTCGCAGCACGATATTCTGCCAGCATTCAGCGCAGTGATGGGGCTGTTCGTCCTGCCTTTGACGGCAGTGACCCTCGTGTTTCTGGCATGGCGCGCGCTCCGCGCTGAGCGACGTGTGGCGCTTCCGTGA
- a CDS encoding sensor histidine kinase produces MSGTRLPPNPWLADHVIFFTSRWMLWGATLLWLLVQGALNATYSWVLLAALGVNALAVALAQPYVRIVRRNPAILTIDIVYGVALILLSGGWDSPFLLYACSSLVLPALLYGWRGGVMGGLTFVTINLSGLWATGAPPADRLLTGAVSGATLALIMILPPLFGGLVAPLIELLRDYVEHRRTPPRRPQERPDTRPRRAAPPDTPLLPRDSVGSRSLSRDASEPSPVIQATRIRTAEHGADELRRLLFAPFSTADVELGAAIDVLASRFNQHTGISVRVTQMGRARQVRYAQRQLLVRLTQEALLNVQQHAHASSVTVTLRYDASSVVLLIQDDGIGLLDGTYERPGWRTLRTMQYRLAEHDGRLDVFELDGGGVTVRASLPLD; encoded by the coding sequence GTGAGCGGGACACGCCTTCCGCCCAACCCGTGGCTGGCAGACCACGTGATTTTCTTTACGTCCCGCTGGATGTTGTGGGGAGCGACGCTGCTCTGGCTATTGGTGCAGGGGGCGCTCAATGCAACGTACAGTTGGGTCTTGCTTGCAGCACTGGGGGTCAACGCGCTTGCAGTGGCGCTGGCTCAACCGTATGTGCGCATCGTCCGCCGCAATCCGGCGATCCTGACAATTGATATCGTCTATGGCGTCGCCCTGATTCTGCTCAGCGGCGGGTGGGATAGTCCTTTTCTGCTCTATGCGTGCAGCTCTCTGGTGCTGCCTGCTCTGCTGTACGGTTGGCGCGGCGGTGTGATGGGCGGTCTGACTTTTGTGACGATCAATCTGAGCGGGCTGTGGGCGACAGGCGCTCCGCCAGCCGATCGACTCCTGACCGGCGCAGTCTCCGGCGCCACGCTGGCGCTGATCATGATCCTGCCGCCGTTGTTCGGCGGGTTGGTCGCGCCTCTGATTGAACTGCTACGCGATTATGTCGAACATCGACGTACACCGCCACGCCGTCCACAGGAACGACCGGATACGCGCCCGCGTCGTGCTGCGCCGCCTGATACGCCGTTGCTGCCACGTGATAGCGTTGGGAGTCGCTCGCTGTCGCGTGATGCCAGCGAGCCGTCTCCAGTGATCCAGGCGACTCGTATTCGCACTGCTGAGCATGGCGCCGATGAGTTGCGCCGCCTGTTGTTTGCACCGTTTTCGACAGCGGACGTCGAACTGGGCGCGGCAATCGATGTCCTGGCATCGCGCTTCAATCAGCATACCGGCATCTCCGTTCGCGTGACGCAAATGGGGCGGGCGCGTCAGGTGCGTTATGCCCAACGCCAGTTGCTGGTACGTCTCACCCAGGAAGCATTGCTCAATGTTCAGCAGCATGCGCACGCCTCGTCGGTGACGGTGACGCTCCGGTACGATGCGTCGTCGGTAGTCCTGTTGATTCAGGACGATGGGATCGGATTGCTCGATGGAACATACGAGCGCCCTGGCTGGCGAACCCTGCGCACCATGCAGTATCGCCTCGCCGAACACGATGGGCGCCTCGATGTGTTCGAACTTGATGGCGGCGGCGTGACGGTGCGCGCGTCGTTGCCCCTCGATTGA
- a CDS encoding Lrp/AsnC ligand binding domain-containing protein: MLTAFVLIQTEPAKIAQTAQAIANLPNVAEVYSVTGDFDIIAVLRLAEYEQLAEVVPESLARIDGITRTSTILAFRRYSAQDLKAAWDMGVA; this comes from the coding sequence ATGCTTACCGCTTTTGTGCTCATTCAGACCGAACCGGCGAAGATCGCCCAGACTGCTCAGGCAATCGCAAACCTGCCGAATGTCGCGGAAGTGTACAGCGTCACCGGCGATTTCGACATTATTGCGGTGCTCCGGCTGGCGGAATACGAACAACTTGCCGAGGTTGTGCCCGAAAGTCTGGCGCGGATCGACGGCATCACGCGCACCAGCACCATCCTGGCGTTCCGGCGCTACTCAGCGCAAGACCTGAAGGCGGCGTGGGATATGGGGGTGGCGTAG